One genomic window of Syngnathus acus chromosome 11, fSynAcu1.2, whole genome shotgun sequence includes the following:
- the pvrl2l gene encoding PVR cell adhesion molecule related 2 like isoform X1, producing MPRNGVRFSCRSARKLLPQPLLLTAAWLLLTGRGVGAQKVRVEEELEAYPNESVDLRCQFIDSDSITKLTQVSWIWEPTEGQRDNIAVFHPMYGQSFPDLAFKDRVAFLHNKLVNPSIRISDLRMSDAGRYTCEYATYPTGNEQATTTLVMLAKPKNSANVVTVQAGTKAMVVAQCQAADAKPAATIKWLASVGGNHTTSSTGGPDGTVTVRSEYRLVPTPADDGREVTCMVDQRTQDKTWTHQLRLSVEYPPSVSIEGYDHNWYMGRSDAILVCTANGNPQPTTVTWTAASGPLPDSVLVDGNKLTVRKVDDTVNTTFICEVKNKHGAAKHQITTLVIEALEDPSSTGAVAGAVIGSLLALLSVVALVAVLVMRGRRQRGGGGADSVAAGGGSGNGADYGNKARLLFGGEGRNNNGPTYKYREGCDNTGTLTEKANDFRRLHQHPAKPSTHDILLDEAERRKFDDSLEEDECYDRFDGGNPPAYGGGDAMYLDDDMESQRDGSVISRTAIYV from the exons GTGTCGGCGCTCAGAAGGTGCGCGTGGAGGAGGAGTTGGAGGCGTACCCCAACGAGTCGGTGGACCTGCGCTGTCAATTCATCGACAGTGATAGCATCACCAAACTCACGCAG gtGTCGTGGATCTGGGAGCCCACTGAGGGCCAGCGAGACAATATCGCCGTCTTCCATCCCATGTACGGCCAGAGTTTCCCCGACTTGGCTTTCAAGGACCGCGTGGCCTTCCTGCACAACAAGCTGGTGAACCCGTCCATCCGGATCTCTGACCTGCGCATGTCCGACGCCGGACGCTACACCTGCGAGTACGCCACCTACCCGACGGGCAACGAACAGGCCACCACTACGCTCGTCATGCTGG CCAAACCCAAAAACTCTGCCAACGTGGTGACGGTGCAGGCGGGCACCAAGGCGATGGTGGTGGCGCAGTGCCAGGCGGCAGATGCCAAGCCGGCGGCGACCATCAAGTGGCTGGCGTCGGTGGGGGGCAACCacaccaccagcagcaccgGCGGGCCCGACGGCACGGTCACCGTGCGCAGCGAGTACCGGCTGGTGCCCACGCCGGCCGACGACGGCCGGGAGGTGACCTGCATGGTGGACCAGCGCACCCAGGACAAGACCTGGACGCACCAACTCAGGCTCTCTGTGGAGT ACCCCCCCTCCGTCTCCATCGAGGGCTACGACCACAACTGGTACATGGGCCGCTCGGACGCCATACTGGTCTGCACGGCCAACGGCAACCCGCAACCCACCACCGTCACCTGGACCGC ggcGTCGGGCCCCTTGCCAGATTCGGTGCTGGTGGACGGCAACAAGCTGACGGTGAGGAAGGTGGACGACACCGTCAACACCACCTTCATTTGTGAGGTCAAGAACAAGCACGGCGCCGCCAAGCACCAGATTACCACCCTCGTCATCG AAGCCTTGGAGGACCCGTCCAGCACCGGGGCGGTGGCGGGCGCCGTGATCGGCTCCCTCCTGGCCCTGCTTTCGGTTGTGGCGCTGGTGGCGGTGCTGGTGATGCGAGGCCGCCGCCAGCGCGGCGGGGGCGGCGCAGATTCGGTGGCGGCAGGCGGTGGCAGTGGCAACGGCGCCGACTACGGCAACAAGGCTCGTCTTCTGTTCGGCGGCGAGGGTAGGAACAACAACGGGCCGACGTATAAGTACCGCGAGGGCTGCGACAACACGGGGACTCTGACGGAGAAGGCCAACGACTTCCGCCGCCTCCACCAGCATCCCGCCAAGCCCTCCACCCACGACATCCTCCTGGATGAGGCGGAGAGGCGCAAGTTTGACGACAGCCTGGAGGAGGACGAGTGCTACGACCGATTCGATGGCGGGAACCCTCCGGCCTATGGCGGCGGAGACGCCATGTACCTGGATGACGACATGGAGTCCCAGCGGGACGGCTCCGTCATTTCCCGGACGGCCATTTACGTGTGA